The Diospyros lotus cultivar Yz01 chromosome 11, ASM1463336v1, whole genome shotgun sequence region CATGACCCCAGGAAAAGACTTTACCATCATCTAAAAATACATCTCATGAGTAAGAGATATGGAAAATCCAGTGATCTAGAGTAGAGATAGTTGCTGTACAATCAAGACAGTCATATTACCGGTCAAAGCAAGGGAGTGATATCCACCACTTGCTATCTGAACTATATGAACATCTTCAAGGCTAGGAATTGGTTTTGGTTTCCATCCACCAACCTTATCACCTCTTCCAAGCTCATAGTTAGAGTTTGCTGAGTACAGACACCAATTTAGTGAAATAGAAGACAGGACAGCCAATTTAACATTACTGCAAATGGCCAATTTGATCCATAATAGAACCATAACTGTGTATTCTATAACTCTGTCAAGAAGCTTGAACCCTGGAATATACATTTGATGGCTATATACATTACAGGGACGTCCCTTAAAATTTCTATGGAGTAAATTCAGAATATTTTGTCCAAAGCCAATGATATTGATGGAAAATAGTTCAAAATCCTtccttttttcttaaaataaattccttattgAATGTTTAATATGAGACATACCACACAATTCTGCAATTCAAGTTCATTAAAGGAAGTTATAGAACAGAATTATGCGTCTTTGAAGTTCTTTTTCACAATTGCAGAATTGAAGAAACTAAAGTAATTTGAATGAGGGGAAAAAGACAGAAGATGAATCAAAAGCTACTAACAGGGAAGGTGAAAATGCATACCACCCCAATTCCAAAGTTGTCCATCCTTGGTCAGAGCCATTGTGAAAAACCCTCCACATGAAACAGCAGCCATGGACATAGGTAAAGCTTttactttggaagggatgcttAGTCCGCCAGCCTCATCTGGCCCACGGGCAGGACCAAGGCCTAATCTACCTTCACCTTCATCCCGGCCCCACGTATAAAGCCCACCTTCATCAAATGAATAAAACAGAACACTTAAGTGAAATAGTTATTTATAGCAAGCATCTGTTCAAATCAACACTCAAACTCACTATCGGCATATATAATACAGTCCATATTAAGGAGACAGTGAAGGGCTTCATCCTGTAtagtttttccttttctgtaAATATACAACATGTAAGAACTTAACACAATTGTCCATTCTCAGCCAAGCTAGGTTCATTGATATGAGTAGCAATGCTACAAATATGCAATACATTAACAATCCAAAAAACCTAAAGCCTAAAAAGGACAAGAAATCAATAATCAACCTGATTCAGTGATAGCAGCAGTATGTGTCCCACTAGTTGCAATGTGACTTATTTTTCCATCCCATGAGCCATTGACAATTCTCGGGAGCAGTTCTCTATGATACACAGAATGCCCAAGAGCACCAAAACCACCATAACCCCTGAAAACTTCATTTCAGTAATAAGAAAGATCACGTTATGCAAACTAAAGCATAAAAAgacagaaggaaaaaaaaagaaggcaaTGCGATTAACATATCGGCACATTGTGGTAACCAATCTTAGGGTTTTATGGCATACTGACCAGGTGAAGACTTGGCCAAGGGAGTCCAGAGCGACGGAATGAAGTCCACCAAGAGCAACGCTTCGAACGGAATCCAAATTAGGGTTCAAAGTGGGCACGAAAGAAGGATTCTCGTGGCCGAATCCGAGGCGGCCGCCATCGCCTTTGCCCCAAATCCATAACTTGCCGTCCACCAGCAACGCCGAATGGAAGAGGCCACAGGAGATTCCCACCTCCACCGCCTCAGAATCAACGCCATCACCAAACCGATCGGCAATGGCCAGAGGAGGAAGCCGGCCGGGGATCGGGTGCGACAGTCGGAAGGAAGCAGGGAGGAGGAGAGAAGCAACGGGGGCTGGATAGAGGCGGGTCTCTTCGGCGCCACCGCCGAGCTGGCCGGAAGAGCCGCGGCCCCAGGAGAGGAGTTGGACGGTGATGGTTGCTTCGCCGGAGTCGACAGCGGGCTTCCAGAGAATTGGGACTTTGTTGGCGGTGGAAGACATGTAGCGCCACGTCCTTGGCCAATAAAAGAATCCGCCGGAGAGGCGGCGAGAAAGCGCCATTAGTGGTTGGTCGCCGCAGGGAATCTTCTTCCAGGAGGTTTAATCGGGGTTTTACCGAGCCATACAAAAAATAGGGTGAAAATTGCACGGGGAcccttaattataaattaataacacTTCGGGAAAGGCATAATTCATCCACGATATACGTTGACGGTTTAAAGATGACGGGATTGTCTGTACgattcaaactttatattttttaataataaaaaattttggttaaaattatatttttatctttatattttcatttttttataattactcaaaatttttattattttaattatatttttagccAATTTAATCTTTTTACTTTAATGTGTTTTCATGTAAACAACCTTAACTTTTCATTCTTTTAAATACATCCTTTTTTATACACGTCAaagtataatgattaaattgattaaaaaatttaaatatataaatataatcgaaatcacataaaaaaaatcataatatagaagttaaattgagaaaaaatgcAAGTACAATGATGTATTCAAAAcaacgaaaaatttaaattaatataccAAAAAAACGTAAAAAACatgtataaaaatatgaatttgatcaAAAACTTTTATAGTCCAAACTACATTAATCGTATtagtaataaattaaaaaatctcatTACAAATATCTTTTAGGATAGCAACAAATGTTTAAAAGCTcgaatataaaacaaaaatcacaaagAATAAAATAGTTTAGAGTAATGTTGACGCGATTACATGCGAAGGTACTTAAAGAACATAAGATGAAAAAACTTGGCCACAAGAAATGGTGCTAAATTGTTAAGATTGCTGTTAAAATATAAGTTGAATGGGTATTTTTAACTATAACTTTACAACTAATAATAAATCTGTTATAGTCACTATTCGGGCGAAATATGAAGTTTTCCTTAAAAAATATGCATTCTCCTTAATAGAAAAGGCTCTTTTACGAAATTGAAGGAGAAAGTCCCATTAGATAAGTAGCTAACCAGTCATCTTCTCGACACTTATCCAATCATCTTATTCTTTATTTGATTCTGTCATAGTTTGATTTATTCtgatacaaattttaattattgtatttttagtaACAATAGAACCCAATAATAAAGTTGtaacatttatataatttacaGTGTGGTTGTGTTATACatgtgtaaattaaaaaaatataaaaattaaaccgCAACTACCCACTCTTtaactaataaattttaattcaaaatattatcttttaatttgatcGATTTTTAGATAACTAATATTATAGCCTTCAAAACCGACTGCATTGCTTTCGTAGCTCAGTTGGTTAGAGCACCCGTTTAGTAAGCGGGAGGTCTTGAGTTCGACTCTCAACGAAAGCAAGTGAGAGCTTTTtgctttttgaatattttacttttttgttaACTTTTGAAGTCTTGAGGGTAATGATCTCAGTTACCGTCATGATAATTGTTTAGGGGCAAAAAAGACATTTTGTTATATGTGTCTGATCtagattaaaatttaatttgttatattgttaattttttttatctatatttgttatattaaataaattttaattacttaaaataaattaaatttgttaaatatatgtttaatgATATTGCATATCAACTTAAAAGGGGGAGATATGAAAATACCCTTCATCCAAAATAGAATCAAGTTCAAcactcaaatttaatttagaagtCCATCAAACCATTAAGATCAATCTTGAAGGATTGGGACCGGACTTAGAATAGGTCTAAAATTCAAATCTAAAGTTatcttaattacaataataaattcgATATAAAAAAGTGGACTGACATCCGAACTCACACGCAGATCATGTTGCAAGCTGGTTAAGCTCAACcaaataattaaactttaaCATTCAAGTGTCACagatctaacatataaatatgtGACTTTTGAAGAGTCATGTATCTCATTTATTGCGCATCAAGTATATATCATTATCATATCATCCAATCTCGACCTATtaactaacttaagcattgaaTGACAGACTAGGAGATTAACTCTCATTCTTTTCTTACATGTCAAGCTAGTCTAGGACAAGGTTGGACTTGAGGGCAACAAATAACACCTCAAGACCGAACATAATCAATTACAAGCTTCGTTATTGAATAGATTAGATAGCGATCAAATTCAAAACCTATGAGTGATAAATGTTCGAGTTaacaaaactaataaaattagacGAACCAAAATTgtcaatttaatttgattagttTTTTGGTACGGTTCAATTTGATTATCTTCTCTTCAGTTAGTTCAATTCGACTCAACAAGtttgataaaataatcaaattgacTGAAGTATATAACGAAATGCTATTTGTGATGAATGTTGTAATATAATTTgttaggtattttattttttttacataaaactaTTGATATTTTGAATAGTTATTGACCAAATAAGTTTTTGTTTAGCTtgattaagttaaaaaattatatacattattttaaaattatatgcaTTGGTATTTTCTTTtcgtttttttaaatttttgattcgTATTTGttagaattaattttatgtgttatagagattttttcttatttattattgttaattcaatcgttaactcttaattaattaaaagactaaaagggaaggaaaataaAGGATGGAGGGACTAAATGCTACATTTTTAATAGTTTAGAGACTTTTTATGTAATCAACCTAAAAACATTAATATGATGTGTAATAAATATTTGGTCATATATGATATCGTTAATTTGAGGCCGCGTTTGTGCAATTCCCTCCACTTCACTCTGCTTGATTTATCCAATAAAGTTGGTTAGGATTCAGCTTAAATCCGCGTACACATCCAGATATGtacgtgtgtgtgtatatatatataaaatgaaattgagCCAATGATTACATACATATCAAATtgagaatttttctttcttgtgttCTTGGGTTGAGATGACGGAGACGACAGTGATGGAGAGTTCAGTTGCGGTGGCCGATGCATGCTCTGTGGTTCAAGGGAAAGGCATGGCTTATCGGCGTCCACTACTTCGGTTGAAGATTATCATGGGAGGGAAGCTCATCGTGTCACGTTTGTGCAGACGACAAGATCAAAGGTTGATCGCTGGTGATACGGATGACGAGGACGAGGACGATGGAGAGACGGTCAATGGCCCTCATGTCGATGATGATATTCTGGATCATGACGATGCGTGCTCTCGGTTGGAAGATGGAGAAATTAGTCTCTTGTtgcagatgaagaagaagatgaagaagatgatgaagaagaagaagaatacaaCTGATGATGATCAAATATTGGCAAAGCAATCAGGAGAGATTGCTGATCAGAAGGCGGCTGCAGTTTGTACTGTGTGTAGATTGAAGATTATCCATGACGGGAAGGCGTTTGTGATGGGGTCGAGGCCGGAACAATCACCCTCCAATCAAGAAGATCAAGAAAGATCATCAAATTACAAGAGTAGAGAAGATGGCACCGGGGACTATCATCGTCGACGTCAGAAACGGAAACACAGCGGCGACGACGTCGGCCATGAAGAACAGCCCTCGATGAAGAAACTTAAGCCTGATGGTGGTGTTGGATCGATGCGGAACTGATGGATGAATTGAAGGGGAAGAAGCAGTGATCGATGGagatgatatataatatatatattggtggTGAGTGGTCCAAGTGAAGTACGCAGTTATATATGTATTGGTTTAATAATTCTTGGTCATGTGGTTCTGatcaaaatgtaaaatatagctagctagctagctaagcTAGGGATACctacttcttcttttctttctcacattCTTCATCTGAAAATATGATCTTTTAGCATGTAAGACAATTTGTATcaataaaatgtgaaatttttATGCCATATTATTGTATCTttcttttatatgtatatatatatatatatttgagtctTAAGTATAGagataaaactaaattaatgaAAAACGTGATGGGACCACCTTAGATCAAGCTATATTACAACATTAATCACAAAGAGCATTTCGTTACATATTTTGatcgatttgattattttattaaactAACTAAAtcgaatcaaaataattaaaaaaaataatcaaagtgAACCATACcaaaaaactaattaaaccaATTGACGATTTTAGTTATTTCAGTTTTATTAGTTCGGTTAACTTGAACTTTTATTACCCTTAAGTTTCGAATTTGATCACCATCTAATCTATTCAATAACATAGCTTCtactttattttgttatgttttgagGTGTTACTTGTTGCCCTCGAGTCCAACCTTGCCTTGGACTATAGCTTGACATGTAAGAAAAGAACAGGCTCAATCCCTTGGTCAGTCCTTCAATGCTCAAGCTAGTCAACAAGGCAAGATTGAATGatgcaataataatatatatatttaatacataataaatgaGATCCATGCCTCTCCAAAACACTGGATAATATTTtcaatacataatatatatattcaagcgTTTTGATTCTTTTCTTGTGTTGAGATCATGAAGACAACGACGATGAAGGAGAGCCGTAATGTGCATGATGATGgcgatgatgatgataatagaGGAGGGAGAGTAAAACTGGAGGCCATTAAATtgacaaggaagaagaaggagatcgAATAAGAAGAGCCCTTTCGATGTTCCGGCGACTGCATGTTCTCTGCTTAACGATCATCACGTCACGGTACAGAATGCCCATTCGCGACGCCTTCTCCCAATCCTCGCCGGCCTATTGGGTTGAGGTTCGATCGTGTCTAGAAGCCAAGAAATGAGGTTGATCAGTCGACTTGTggacgatgatgatgattacGATCGATGTCGACGCGGAGAGTGTGGGCGCGTGAGTATAATTACAACGATGATGATGATATCTCATCGCTTGATAACTCTGATGGCCCTCTTTATTTTCTGGAAATTAAGAGATGATGCTTGTGAAGATTGTTGTGATGCAGACAGTGTGGGAGAGAATTACCATGGCGATGATGATCTCCTGCATCTTCTGGAGATTAATTTCTACTATACAGAAGGGGATGATGTTTTTGAAGATAATTGTTAACTTTATGAAGAGGGTGTGGATGATAATTTTAGCTTAATGTAAAATCAATTGCATTTGTTTGATCGATGTTCTCTGTAATCTAGCTATAATCCATATATGCCATTTATCAATGttcctcattttcatttttttttttgcttttctatttattatgaGTAAGATTTTATCTAGAAAATTTAGTTAATAAAACATtccaaaagttaaaatttgaataaaaaatgatcatttttaatgaaaaatttgacCAATCAAATGCACCATAAATATCTCGCCtcattttgcataaaaaaatgggaaaataagTCGGTCCATTGACGGAGGTGCTTATCTCAACATAGATTTGTATTGATCCGTCATTTGTTcccactacaacaaattttggattaagaggcatttaaaaatgccttaatagatagttttttgagacattttaactattagggcatctacatctatatatatattataacaaaacagccgtcaaaatttttcccgtccattttcagttactattttaatattttattatattttttaattttttttgtttacccgaaatataatttttataggtcattaattaagtctagattggtgaaaaacatgtagttcttggaacacgtaaatgatttttttatggttgaatagAGTTTGGAAAATGTGTAAGCATGCTGGTAGatgaagagacaagatctaatctatattattaatttttaaatattaatataaaatattaattaaaataaattacaaaaaaatgaaactttcttaaatcgggagaaatcttgagatatcaggtaataccgTCGAATACCAactgccaagtaaattttttattttatttttattttatatatagtttaattaatttaaatttatttttttataattttaaatgttataattttatatataacttaaatgttataattttattttttaactttattttttttattacttccttaaaaatgtgacatgtcttaaatgtgataattaattgctagagggaatatgtaaaatcatgtatggataatcaattttaaaattttgattattattatttatataattaattgattatttaaattatctttattttatatatagtttaactgttttaaatttatttttttataattttaaatgttataattttatatataacttaaatgttataattttattttttaattttatttttttatagtttaatttgttattttcttaaaaatgtgacatgtcttaaatgtggtaattgattgctaggaaaaatatgtaaagtcatgtatgtataattaattttgaaaatttgattattatcatttatataattaattaattatttaaattatatttattttatgtagtttaattaatttaaatttattttc contains the following coding sequences:
- the LOC127812570 gene encoding RCC1 domain-containing protein RUG3, mitochondrial, with translation MALSRRLSGGFFYWPRTWRYMSSTANKVPILWKPAVDSGEATITVQLLSWGRGSSGQLGGGAEETRLYPAPVASLLLPASFRLSHPIPGRLPPLAIADRFGDGVDSEAVEVGISCGLFHSALLVDGKLWIWGKGDGGRLGFGHENPSFVPTLNPNLDSVRSVALGGLHSVALDSLGQVFTWGYGGFGALGHSVYHRELLPRIVNGSWDGKISHIATSGTHTAAITESGGLYTWGRDEGEGRLGLGPARGPDEAGGLSIPSKVKALPMSMAAVSCGGFFTMALTKDGQLWNWGANSNYELGRGDKVGGWKPKPIPSLEDVHIVQIASGGYHSLALTDDGKVFSWGHGGHGQLGHYSTQSQKIPVPIEGLAGQKVVYIGCGGSSSAAVTDEGKLYMWGNAKDSQLGIPGLPEVQPFPVEVNFLAEDDGLGTHRVLSVAIGASHTMCLVSRLGCQRV